The DNA region TAGCCTATAAATACAGGTTTAATCGTTCATTTAGATAAATGCTAGATTGGGAAAGCCTTGGGGCCGGCAAAATGTTTCGCTGGAAGGCTTGAGTGGACCTTAAGAGCGCTAATATGGATCAAGCTAGGTGAAGGATGGACAAGAAACATTAATGTGAAATAATGATAGACACTTAGGGACTAAGGAGGTACCTGCCTATGTGCGGGCATAGATCTTGTACGAACTCTTGGGCCAAGATATTAAAAGGCCCAAGAGTCGACTAGGGTTAGTTTAGGGTTCCAATAACCCCCTATAAAAGAGAAATTGTATACGTTGAGAAAAGGACTTTTGATTGATATACATTAGGTGGCTAGGTTATTACAAGACCCtacctctgctagggttttagaCTTGTTccttcctcatttttctctataaatgAACAATAGGGGTCGTATGTGCGAGATCGAGAAATTCATTCCACGGTCGTGTGGTTTCTTAAGTGAGAATTGTGAGATAGAGACGTGTTATAGGCGCCATAGAGtttcgccggagcaaaggtgtgTTTCTCCACCGCGTCGGTGTATAGGAGACTGGGGCCTGTTCGTTAACAacaggtcttggaggagcatGTTTAGCAGGAGCATGTTTACAAAGATCTGGTACCTAATCCAATGCTTGCCCCAAATTAGGACGACCCAGGTCGAGCAGAACTAGATATGGGACCTCAACAACACAAGGGAAAACCGCTGCCACCGGCGGTGACGCTAGAAGATTTTGCACGGTTTTGCACCAACATTGACGTGATCCGCGTCACAcaagcatctacaggctcagctGGATTTCCTCTGCCTTGAACACGACCACTGTCAGATGGCTTGCATTAGACGAAAACTGTGGTGAAACTCAAGTCATTCTCCGTTCAAGAAATCAATATTTAATGCATGGCTGAATTTCAAATTACTTGTTGctgtcaaaataaaatttaaattagttACTAGTGTTATAGACAAAAAAAACTGTAAAAATACTTATATAtgacaattttttctttttaacacCTTAAATCCACTCACACTcagaaaaatagaaataaaagaaaagaaaacgatATAAATAAGACATATGATTAATGATGtgttagaaaatgaaaaaaaaatacaagaacaAAGTAAGTGGAAATAGAACAAAAgtgtagaaaaaaaaagaaggtcCAGTTTTAAAAACATTTATATTCACACTCAATTACACTTTGAGTATATTTTTACTTACTTTTTATTGAAAATTAATATGTTAATTTTATTATTCGTATTTAGATATTAATTTCTCAATGGTGATGGTCGCATTCCTACTGAAGATGATTCAGTTGAGCCTGCTAAAGCTTATTCTGCTGTTGAATCATATCTATGTTCTCCTGCATCGACCGCTAATCATCGGGGGGTAACAAAGACTAGAGGAGGCAAAACGTTGTCAATCAAAACTCCACCTATGCTCTCAACCTCCTCGCTCTTGTCACCTCCAGGAGCGCGACCTCCAATGGTTATTCTCCCTCCGCCAACGTTTCGATACCCACATCCACCTTTTTTGCCCAGTACTCTTCCGCTTCCCACTACTACTCTTTCACCTCTACCATTTCCAGGGCTACGTCCCCCATTCCAGCTTGGACCTCATCGTCCATCTCTCACGCCATCATTACGAGTCTTCATCAATTTGAACTAACAATAACTACAAGACCTCAGAAAAGTTTATCATATACCCATAGACGACATCAATGCTCACATTGAGTAAAATAATGAAGCAAACCAAGTCGGAACCCTTGCAGAAGTAGGAATGTCTAAAGACCTAGCCGTTTTTGTATAATAATCAAGTGAGCATGCCAATTACAAATGAACATTTTCCTCTTATAGAGGAAAAGTCTAAAACCCTAAATATGATTCCAAATGGGACTCTTAGGCCTCATAGAATAACGATCCATCATTACATACTGTTAACCATACTTGGCCGGCCATAATAGTGTAAAATCCCTAAAACAAGGAACCAACTCGCCATCTGCATGAGTGGCTTGCCATGAGCGGAGGCTTTAGAATGGACGCTTCCTTTGCCCTAACACAACTCCCTAGTTATATCTTGATCACCGAAGGCTGACACTTAGGTTAAATTTCTGGGATCCTTGCTCGCCTCAACCATAAAACATTTTGAGAGTGATCGCCTTCTAAGGTGAGCCTAGGAAGTCCCTAATAAGtccaaattaaattaatatttcaaaCACTACATATACATATGTAGAAATATCAAGATATCTAATCCCAAAATACAGGTCATGGTATTGATGAATTATTGCCAGAATAAACTGAAAATGAATTCAAGCTTAAGCATtggggtattttttttttgttatgaaCCGTCACGCAGGATCTGGTCATTGGTCAGGACGTAGAAGAATTCTTCTTGAGACCCAATTTGTAGAAAAGAAGCCTGCTCGTCCTTGACAGAGCTTCTTCTAATTTACGATTCCTTTAGAAAATACTTGCTTGATTTTATTCAATACTGAAATACCTATTTATAATAAGGGTTGAGTACAAGAAAATAGGAAACTAGAAAACTCGGAAACTAAGAAACAAATCCTAAGGTCTTATAAAATAAGATAGAATCAAATCCTAACTTATAAAGATATAACAATAAAATAGAATTATCCTAAATATCCTAAATAAACCTAACAATTAAAATATGCttattgataaaaataaaacaaatcatATCAGCATCAATTCAAATATGCATCTATATCATCACACCCCTCCTCAACATTGACCTTGTCCCCAAGGTCAAATTGTAAGATCGTTCTTCGGGTCGTTGTCATCATCGGGAACCTCAATAAAAAATAGCCTTTTACACTCGTGCCTAGTTAAATATGATTCATCACAGTTGTAACACATCCCTTTTTCCCTCATTTCCGCCATTTCAGCTCGTGTTAACCTTTTAAAAAAAGGTGTTGAAGAGCCCCCTCTGTTGTTTCCACTTGCTGGCTTGGAGATTTCTCCACTTCCTTGTCAATCTGGTTTTTGTCAATCAGGAAATCAAATGGCCATTCCTCACAGTCCATGGTGGAAGAGTTCTGTGTGATACCTTTTGTTTACGTTCTAATGCTCGAGCCAGGTTCATGGCAGCACCGAGATTTTTGGGTTGCTGCATCTCGATATCAATTCTGAGTTCTTCTGTTAACCCAGTAGTGATCATGTCCACTTTATGATGGTATTTCAGGTCAGAATTCCTAGCCAGCAACGATTGGAATAGACTAGACATTGGTATTCCTCAACAAATCCTGTTTGTTTTAGGTTCGAGAGTTCCCCTATGGAATTGTTACTCAAGGGTGGCCCGAACCTTACATGACAACCTTCCTTAAAACGGTTCCAGTCCAATTCTTCTCCTTCCTGGTCAATATGATCAAACCATAATTGAGCCTCGCCCAAGAGATGGAAAGTCGCTAGTCCCACACAGTCTTCCTCAGCAGTTCTTTAGCTATGGAAGAATCGCTCACAGCGTTCCAGCCAACCCAAAGGAACGTCGCTGCCGTCATAAACTAGAAACTCCATCTTAGAATATCATGGCGCCATGGATTTTCCTGCGCCGTCACGTACGTCGGTGCTGCCGTCACGTACGCCAGTGCTGCTGCCGTCTGCGCTGGTTCCCAGGGTTTTCTTCTCAAAGTCCCGAACGACGACGAAGAGTTCCGCCATATGTTCTTCTAGAGCTTGCTGCCTGGCAACCATTTGTTCCATGAAAGCGTTCAGCTTTACTATCAAATCCACGTCCCCCATGACAACCGACATTGGGGTCTTTGTTAATCCAATCAGTATATGATAAATATTTCCAACCAAAAAGTTATATAAGTTGGTACTTGCTATAACAGGAAAAATCATGGTTCATTGGTGGACTAGTTTTAACATGGTCCACCGTTAATATTTACAATTAATCTTGCTTAATTTCTAGAAACAGATGAAGAGGCGTAAGTTgtcaattgatattttttaaaacaaataaaaaataaatattgttGCATAAGTATAGACACCCTGTGAACAGTTGTCCCGAAAGAAAAATTTACTCAAAATATGctctggatttttttttcataaacttatcttattaataaaatatttatcttTACAAAAAATCAGAGTCATATTGCGAACAGCTGTCTGTAATGCAGCAttgattcaaaattaattttatactaTATGAGCCATGCGAATGAGGATATGCACAAAATTTCAATCCAGATACATGTCAATACAACATTAATCTATGCATAAAAAATTGCCTATAAAAAGAGCAATTTTTACGTGATTTCAAAATGTGTCTGCAACTCATCTTCTACACTCTTATCCCTCCATTTCTCTTTATTTCGTTCTTCAACAGCCATGTCCACCTCAGGAAAGAAAAGTTGGGGGCGTAAAAAGATTGACATAAAGAAAATGACGAATCAGAAACATTTGCAGGTTACTTTCTCGAAGCGCCGCACTGGGATCTTCAAGAAAGCAAGCGAGCTCTCCACGCTTTCTGATGCAGAGATGGCTCTCATCGTCATCTCGCCGGGCCAGAAGGTGTTTTCATTCGGCCATCCGAATGTTGAGACAGTCATTGAGAAGTACCTCTTGGAGGTCCCGACTCAACCGGCTGACAACATGCAATACGTCAATGCTCAGAGTAGCGCTGACGTGCTTGGGCTCAATGCAAAAATATTTCTATTTAAAAACCAAATTGATGCTGAGAAGAAGCACATCAAGGAGCTAGATCGTCAGATCAAGGTAGTTCAAGCTCAATTTTGGGGGGCCTCTCTGATTAAAGAGATGGACAAGTCTCAACTTGAGCAGTTCAAGGGGGCCTTGGATGAGGTCAAGAAGCAAGTCACTCGCTATTGTGACATGCTCCCTATGCAAGGTGATGTTGATGCTAGTGATGCCCCTACCAACCCACCAATGTATCAACATTTTGCTGCTGGACCCTCGAACGCCATGATCCCTctccaccacccaccaccaacACCTCCTCAGGTGTTTTCACCACTGAATTTTCAAGGCCCAATGATGCAGACTCAAACCTTTTTTGGTGGCCTTAACAACAAGGGAGGACATGGAGGACCACCCCCTGGTTTCTACTAATATCATCccatgatgatgaagatgatgccCAATTTTTTTTCAAGTTCAAGTTTTTTCAATAATCATAGAACACAGGCGTAACTAGTTTCATGTACGTGATATAGTTAGGACTGTTTAGgatttgaaatttaattatCGCTTCATAAGTTGTTTTGAAATTTGTTCCCCTTCTATTACCTATCTATTATGTAGTTGGGAACTATTGTGGTGTAGTTTCATATATGCATTATTCAAATAAAGGGCTTCatactagaaaaaaaaattgtgttttctTTATGTCTTTTCTCTCCAAAATAGCCCCTTATTCCTTCATCTGGTGGAACGCATTTGAAattttcaagtgaaattggccaaaaaTATAGATATGTGTTAAAATCAATCAAatgttttaatattatttatgcTGAACATTTCCCACGATGTTGTCCCAAAGGGTCAAAACCTTTATGAGAAGTTTCGACTATGTATATGCCATTTCATGTATGTAATTTAGATTAATGGTGAAATTTTGTTTGAAGATTAGTAAAAACTATGACATAAATCATACTAAAGTATATACGATGATAATTTGCACTTACACCATTGTCTATAGAACAGCACTCCTCAGGAGTACCGCTTTATCATCTTATATACTTTAGTATGATTTATGTCATAGTATTAATTCAGAACActcttaatttatatataagGAAGAGGCTACGTATAATAAGGACATATTCTTGCGTAATGTCAAATTTTATGGATTAacagtgtaaaaaaattaaaagagaaaaccaGGGCTTTCTGCTAGGTTTGAGCGTTGGAAGGTTCCATTGCCGCTCAAGACCTCTCATAATTTTAATGACGCCATCTTTGATACATTGTCGATTTTTTCTGTTAACCCCCAGTAAAGACTGGTACGATTCAATTAAACATTTTGTTCATTTGGATTTGTCTGAGTTGTAGCTTTATAATTTGGATTAGGTTTATCGTAATTTGGAGTTCTTCGTTGTTTAAGGCGTTGTTTTTTCGCGGTTCTTACgctttgtttttgttgggtttttGTGTTGTATTGTGTCCTTTGTCGAGGACTTGTTTCTCGACTCCCACtgatttcaataaatttttgcttttgaaaaaagaaaattaaaattatttagttactcatataaatttaattaattcaaaaaaaaaattaatgaaaattgaACTAAATTTTAAATTGTCAAAATATTGGTCTTGGTTATATAAACATAGACAACTTTTTCTCTTATCACTAGCTACTACTCAATTAATATTATACCATTACTTATATtagggtttttcccactgggtttttcctatgGAGGTTTTTATGAGACTCCTTCATTAGCTTTTCTTTTCACCAAAATAGCACAAGGGTTTATAAGAACATTGAGCTGTATTGATTTAATCTtgagttcttcttcttttgtccTTTAGAtaatctacatgagaggattgttctcatgatctATTTATATATCAATAAAATCTTCATGTTctcgaaaaaaaattattcattacCTCTAAAATATGTATATTGAATTATTATGAGTAAATATGGACTGATTTTCTCTTATCATCTTCTATACATACTTACAATACTTTTGTACTtctataattatttataatttttaatttataaatagaataaatattaaaaaataaataatactacttataatttttataaaattaattaattatattatttatcactttcaaatattaaattaaatttatttgattagtggtgtatttttaatttaaatagaataatcaattaaaaataatttaattttagttaatttaaaaatatatatagactcatttataaaactaaaaaataattgaCCAATTACTCTATAGAAAAAaagtaattataaatattaaattctaAAAAGAATATGTACTTTCATTATTATATCATATCCTATTATTATTGTGTCCATCTCCAACACATGATAAGATAAATGCTTATCTTGCTCTTATATCATATCATGCCCTTATCCATATCTTTATCATATcttgctcttatcatatcctaaCTACCAAATGGGCCTTTAAGACTAACAGTAGGtctatttaaataaatagaagggataatcatcaaattagtccttgtgtttgtaaaagaatttaatttTAGTCACTCCCCGAAAAAAGTTTGGTCCCCCCACAATCGTATCTAGTTTGGTTTTATTTTCGCCATAAGGCGGAGCTCAAGCGAGGTTTTTGAGTGGTAAGCAAGGGCTAACGTGGCTTTATCCATGTCATTTTAATtccatatatataattaataatttgatttaattaaaaattaaaaaaaataataattatatcaGAAACTCATATATAAATTAAGGTGCTTCAAAACAGCACACCAAAGAAAGGAATACAAGTCTTAAACCCACATCCAAATTATATTCAAGACCCACACTCTAGCAAAAGGATAAAATTTGAGATTGAgcatcattaaaaccttactaggaaaagctaattgggataaaaacctagtgaagaaaaaataatactcaAATCACAAAGAGGCTGGACTAGGCGAGCCCCTAGGGGGCCTACGCTAGGGGTTACCTGCCAAGTGGCGGTCGCCCAGCCTGGGAATTAGGCTTCCTCTCGCAAGGCCCAGCTGGCCCATCAGAGCAGTTATGATTCGCTAGGCCCAGCTCCcctaaatagggagcggttatcatttgtaaaggactcttggctcatttgatcaatacacacttgagattcagttattttctctctctaagcagttacactctctctagattctctcttaGTGCAATCTTTCTCTACTATAGGTACTACACCCTATCTCTATATTCAAGGCAAGAACATTTAGGGTCGTTTGTGGGGAATCATAAATTttctatgtaagatcaagttttgatcaagtagtacaactctatgttttgatgattacatgttaactattgtgtatgaacaattatggtactctaacgctgttttctgagtgttttaatgacaggctctgactctgatcttattacacataaatcagaagcaccatgctcaaagagtaacctccgcaacactttcgcactcactatgttcaatctgaacagtagaataagCTTCAAAAGATCTAAAGatagtaaagctctgatatggattcagttcacttgaagttctgaagaccagaagctctgaaggtccagaagctctgaagaccagaagctctgaaggttcagaagctttgaaggtccagaggctctgaaggtccagaagttctTAAGGTCCAGAAGATgagaagtgaagattctgaagtccaagagtaagctggctctgaagaccaagtacttctcctctgagtccagaagcagaaggtacaaaggtcagaggatccaagcttccctcttactctgatcaccaagcttcacaagttccaacatgaagcgtcgctctgatcggaagtcatctaggttaaaggtcaagtcgctatcgaaagtacaaaagcaactgtactattcctaacgaccttacctaacttattcagccacagtagaacttggaaaacccagatctgccctccaacggtagcattccaagCAAACgtctaaaccctaatccttggaatATATAAAGagactgaagatgaaagatgccgcctaagaaactttgttcaagctcccgcaatattcaaatattctcttagcaatcctTCTTCAAACtgtacttattgtgtttactttagctttctgagaagcaattctttgtaaacccaaactttcaaacagttgtttgtttttccttaacgagaccaaggttggtcagatccttgagaagactaagagagtgaatcttagtgatagctaagtcattgtattgttagtcactttgcaggttgcaagtgcagttgtaacaaactctgattagtggattgccttcattctaagaaggaagaaatcaccttaacgggtggactggattagcttgagggatttatcaagtgaaccaggataaaatcattgtgtgctttcctcaactcttatcttagcacttttatcttcggtgtttgaagagatttgttaaatcTCTAGTGGGAAAAGatttagattgaaaacgctattcaaaccccccccctttctatcgtttttcataccttcattctACTCTcggatcacgtggattgattgcacAGTGACAGGAAGCTCCGATTTCTGGTGAATTCCTGGTTTTACGACGAGTTTCTAGCATTTCAGCGTCCTTTAGGCAGTTATAGATGGAGACACGTTGTCGACAACGTCGCGACTCGCAGGAACGGAGGCGCGTATCGCCTCCGTGTCGCGCTCAAGTGCAGGAACGCATAGTTCGAGCACGTCGTCCGGAGGCTCAGCAGGAGCAATTGGCTTTGTCACCACCTGCttctccacctccaccacctcctccgCCACCTTCTCCAACTCTGTCGCTTCCAACTCCGCCTCTGCCAACTCCGCCATCACCTCCCTCGCAACAAGGATCTCCGGCACAGTCACCAGCCCCGTCGGAAAACTTGACTCCTTCGCCACAACAGATAGTTACTCAAAGAGACTAGCGGCGTATGATGCAGAACGTCGATAACATCAGTCAACGAAATGAGTATCTCCAAGAACAACTCGAGCTCTTTCGCCACGAGCAACAAGATGAAGGCGTGCGCGAGGCCGAAGCGGTTGCTGAGTTTGAACCTTTCTCGGCAGAGGTGCAAGAAGTCGCCTTTCCAGATAACATGAAGAACCTAGTGTTGGAATCCTACAGCGGCAGAATCGATTCGAAGGATCACCTTCTATACTTCAACACGAAAATTGTGATCAGTCCAGCGTCAGATGCGGtcaagtgcaggatgtttccttCTACCTTCAAGAGCATGGCGATGGCGTGGTGTACAACCTTTCCTCGTGGATCAATCACGAACTTCCATGACTTCTCATCAAATTCTTGATCCAATTCTCGGCGAGAAAAGTCAGGCTAGTAATGACTGACAATCTATACAATCTGCGTCAGTTTGAAGGAGAAACACTGAAACAGTACCTGGCTCGTTACAACGCCACATCTGTAAAGATCGAGGACTCCGAGCCGCGCACCTGTGCCTTGGAATTCAAGAATGGACTGTTGCCTGGCTCGCTGAACAGTAAGCTGAGTGGGAAGCCAGCCAGGTCTATGGCGGAGATACGAGCTCGAGCAAACACGTACATTCTTGACACGGAAGATGACGCGTTCAAGCGGAGGCATGCAAAGAAGGAAGGTGACGGTGCTCGGGAGAAACAAGCGGAAAGGAAAGGCGCAGCGAAGAAAAAGGCGAAGGAAGCAAGCACAGGGAGAAGAAGGGGAAGTCACTGGCGAAGTAGGTTAAGGAACAGCTGTACCCGCGGTGGGAGGCTTTAGATCATCGCCGGCCGTGGCAGCCACATGGATCTCACCGGTGGGAGGAGGACATGGAGCTCAACACACATTTGACAGATATTCTATGAGAGGTGAAGGCCACACACATGGTTGGAGAATCCGACCAGAGGGAACCCCCACCACGCAGCGGGATCGACAAAACCAAGTGGTGTGAGGACCACCGGTCGGTGGGCCATGACACAGATGATTGCTTCACCCTACAGAGGGAGATAGAAAAGCTGATCAAATTGGGGCGGCTGAAGCAGTATGATCGAGGAGGCCGCAAACAGGGAGATCGATAGCAAGGAGACCGCGACAGGGAGACCGCCAGCAAGGAGATCGCCAACAAGGGAACCGCCAGCCGGCAGCGaagaaagatcaaaaggaaacGTTGGCGACCGGAAGGGGAGGagctgaagaaaccttcaacaagGAAATGGAGCCGGTGGTCGGCACCATAAACCCAATTGCAGGGGGTTCGGAGGCGGCGGCGACACTCAGGCGGCGAGAAAGAGACACATGAGAGCGGTAAGTTCTGTCAAGGAAATTCCTTTTGGCTTCCAACACTCAGACATAGTGGTGTCAATGAGAGATTTCGAGGGCATCAAGACGCATAAGGACGATCTTATTGTCGTCATGGTGAGGATCAACAGCTTCAATGTCAGACGAGTGCTTCTAGACCAAGGCAGCTCAGCGGACATCATCTATGGCGACGCGTTCGACAAGTTGGGGCTGACGGATCAAGACTTGACTCCTTACACAGGAACCTTGGTAGGCTTCTCAGGTGAACAGGTTTCGTAAGGGGTTATCTGGACCTTGATACGATCTTTGGCGTTGATGAGAATGCGAAGGTGCAGCGAGTAAGGTACTTGGTTTTAGAAGTAGTGGCCTCTTATAATGTGATCATTGGCCGAAACAAATTTAACCGCCTGTGTGCGCTAATTTCCACGGCTCACCTAGCGGTCAAATACCCACTTAATAGCGGAAAAGTTGGGAGGATCACGGTCGACCAAAGGCGAGCTAGATAATGCTACAATAATTGGCTAAGCATGTACGGGGAGAATGGTGCTGCTGCTAGGCATACGTGTTATGAGGGCAAGGTTCGCCGGCCATAGCAGGATCTCCCCAGCTCGAGGAGGACGGGAAAAGATGGTCAGTTTACTGACTCCAAGGCCGAGAGCCACCGGGCGGATATCATTCCCATTTTGAAGAGCAAAAATTCAGCAGGGGAGTTCTGGCGATTGGATCTAGGCTTACTGCTTAGCAGGAATTGCATTTGGAAAGATTGTTGGACGATAATTTAGACCTTTTCGAGTGGAGCGAGAGCGACCCAACTAAGTGGGGAATACCTAAGGTCAAGCTACCAGCGCTGCAAGGACCCCTTCTAAAGGACAAAGAAACGGGCAAGGCGGTGCAGCAGGAAGTGGCAAAGGCCGCTGCTAAGGCCATAAAGGCGAGAGGAATATTCAAGGCTCCAAAGGCGGGTTGGCGACAGAAGGGTGAGTTCAAGAGGTCAATAACAAGCGAGGTGGAGGATGGGCGAAGGTCAGTAACACATCTAGGCAAGGTGAAGGATTCCTCAAGAGCGATGAGTGGAAGGTGAGCACTTCGGGGACAAAGGACGTGGAGCTAAGAGAGTTGTTGTAGCCGGGGGCATGGGAAGGCGACGTTGGGATGCGGCGAGCAAGAAGACTTTGAAAAACAGTAAGGACGAGAAATAAAGacgcactctttttctccatcttgagagttttttaatgaggcatccataaaaaatgtaaaaatacaAAGTTTGTATTTGCAAAACATATATATGACTGGGTATTCTCAAAAATATTTCTACGATTGACTTCACCaatcgctccggaaaagccTGCACAGTCACCGTTATCCATTGGCGAAGTgtgggataagcttcttatccaaaaaGCCTCCCCGGAATATGGGTTAGCATTTCTAACTAGGCAAAGCCTTGGAgaccccaaatggccattgggacctgATCACCAAAGCCGCGGCGGACAAAGCCCTTGACCAAACACGCTTGGCGAGGAAACACCTTGTTTCTTTAGGAAGAAAGGTGTGATTTTAGCCTTGGTTGAAATATACTGAGCAAAAAAACCTAGTTAAACCCTCACACAATTCAATATCATTAAACGTAATTCAGGAATTAAGAGGAAAAGCGTACGAAATAGCGCATGAATAACTTAACAAGCGGGATTGGCAATAAAAATAACGCATGTTCCCTTACAGAGAAAGCCCAAAGGGGGCAGCCGAACATGGATCAAATTACAAAAGAGGGTAAGTAATATTACAATTAAATGTTAGCATTATTATTAACATTTTCTTGGTCCCTAGCACTTAGGAAGTCGATATCGCCAACCCCCAGAGGATCTTCGGGACCAACCAAGCCGGTGGGGGTGCTT from Lotus japonicus ecotype B-129 chromosome 2, LjGifu_v1.2 includes:
- the LOC130736144 gene encoding agamous-like MADS-box protein AGL62 — protein: MSTSGKKSWGRKKIDIKKMTNQKHLQVTFSKRRTGIFKKASELSTLSDAEMALIVISPGQKVFSFGHPNVETVIEKYLLEVPTQPADNMQYVNAQSSADVLGLNAKIFLFKNQIDAEKKHIKELDRQIKVVQAQFWGASLIKEMDKSQLEQFKGALDEVKKQVTRYCDMLPMQGDVDASDAPTNPPMYQHFAAGPSNAMIPLHHPPPTPPQVFSPLNFQGPMMQTQTFFGGLNNKGGHGGPPPGFY